DNA sequence from the Papio anubis isolate 15944 chromosome 7, Panubis1.0, whole genome shotgun sequence genome:
ACTGGCAGATctgtgaggggtggggagggggaggcatTGAGctatttaacttaaaaacaatAGCACagatgggaatgaaaaatggtgcagctgctttggaaaactgtttggcagtttcttaaaaagttaaacataaacttAGCATGTTGCCCAGTTGTTCCTCCACTAGGAAACTACCCCAGATAAATGAAAACTCGCATCCACATGAGGACTatgcaaatgttcacagcagcaggaTTCGCAGAAGCCCCAAGCTGGAAGCAACCCAGATGCCCatggacagaaaagcaaacaaaatgtggtccatgCATGCAATGGAATGTGCTTCAGCCATGAAATGCAATGACGTCCTCATACAGCCTGCAGTGAGGATGGAGCCTGAAAACAGTTGAAGGAAGCCAGGGGACATGCATGACGAGCGCAGGTGAGTGActgccagggctggggaggagcgCAGGCAAGGGGTCAGACTGATGGGTGCCAGAGGACTTCTTGGGGTGATCGAGAGATTCTCAAAGTGCATCATTGCACAACCTTGATCTGCTGGAAAGCAAATACCACCACAGCACACACATAACCAGCAAGTCTGGTGGTTTGTAAATTACGCCCCTGTAGAGCTGCACCCATCTCACCACTGTTGGGTGCTGTTCACCACGGGGTCTGCCCTCTTCTAGATGTTTCTCACTACTTCCTGAGGGCTTCAGGGACAGCCCCTGGCCTGGGGGACTGGGGGCCCCTCAACAGTGAATGCTCACACGGGGCCTGGGGGACTGGGAGCCCCTCAACAGTGAATGCTCACACGGGGCCTGGGGAACTGGGGGCCCCTCAACAGTGAGTGTTCACACGGGGCCTGTCCGGCGCTCACCACATTTGTGGGAGCCCCCATCCACCTACTCCCGCAGCCTCTGAACGCAACAGTCACACACCGGGCTAGGTCTGCTTTTTATTGGCCACACGTCCAGCTGCCAGCCTCAGGGCACACACCTGGCAGGCGGCAGGCTCGGGCAGGCTGCCCTCGCTGGGTGGGCAGTGagggggcagaggctgctggGTGTCACCCTGCAGCCCCTCAGGTGGACTGTATTGTCCCCAGGGCCCGCCCATCCTGGGCAGCTGGCACTGGGAGGGGttttctgttgatgtgatggcCAAGTTTCAGCTGCAGGGCAGAGGCCTGGCGGTGGCAGCAAATGCACACCGCTCCCCACTCCAACTTCAGGGGCTGGACATGCTGGGATGGGGGCCAGACCCCACGGGAGGGGACCCTGGCCTGCCATGGCACTGCCTGCCAGCCTACCCCTGCCCAGGGCCCCCAACTCAGCCACCTCCGAGCAGTAAAGACTCGCAAAGCATTGCGTTTTGATTAAACCCTGCTGGGCTGAAGGGCAGGCAGAGCTGTGGTGGACACTGGCAGGACACAGCCCCCCCGACTGGCCCTTGGCAGGCTGCACCGGGTGCATGCGGGTGTGGGCCAGGGTCGCCTTTAGGAAGCAGGTAGGAGGCTGGCGCGTGCAGGCAGTCCAGGAGGGCACTAGGCCTGGCAGGGTACTGGTGCCTGTTGGGGTCCCAGCCACAACACCCAAAGAAGGCTCCGGGAGGGCCCCAGCTGGGTAAGGCACGGACTTTTGGTTTCCGGGGCCCAGTCCCAGCCTGGCCCCCAGAAGAGCCTCTCTTGGCAGAATGGCAGCATGTCCTGTGGCCTGGGCTCTCTCACTTGGCCTTGGGCCTGGGCCTGAGGCCtgtaaggagagagaagaaatgacaTTATTAGGAGCAGCTTTGCTGGGTACAATACCAAGTGCCCGCTTCTGGGTCCCCAGGTCCCTGAACCCCTCATCACCACTGTCCAGCGGGTTGTGCCAGGCATCTCAGGTCCACTCTGACCCCAGGCTCTTTCTCTGGAGCAGCACAACTTATCTAGGTGGAAGATGCCGGGATGGCCTGGCCAGGCTGGGTTTTGGCAAGGTGTGGCAGCCT
Encoded proteins:
- the LOC103886541 gene encoding uncharacterized protein LOC103886541, yielding MHPVQPAKGQSGGLCPASVHHSSACPSAQQGLIKTQCFASLYCSEVAELGALGRGRLAGSAMAGQGPLPWGLAPIPACPAPEVGVGSGVHLLPPPGLCPAAETWPSHQQKTPPSASCPGWAGPGDNTVHLRGCRVTPSSLCPLTAHPARAACPSLPPARCVP